From a single Collimonas pratensis genomic region:
- the rsmD gene encoding 16S rRNA (guanine(966)-N(2))-methyltransferase RsmD, whose amino-acid sequence MKKPSSKKPPKTPVHAIKPPLARQVRIIGGAWKRTPLAVLECEGLRPTPDRVRETLFNWLNHLLDGNWATVRCLDLFAGTGALGFEAASRGALEVVMIEHNTPAARQLEATKAKLDAGQVRVLRSDAATWLARASAEAATETGRYDLIFLDPPYQQGWLEKVLPLCQGLLAEHGLLYLEAEFALAEDALPAWLAGWQLLRADKAGMVYYHLLKRQAASA is encoded by the coding sequence ATGAAAAAACCAAGCAGCAAAAAGCCGCCGAAAACGCCGGTACATGCGATCAAGCCGCCTTTGGCGCGCCAGGTCAGGATTATTGGCGGCGCCTGGAAGCGCACGCCGCTGGCGGTGCTGGAATGCGAAGGCTTGCGGCCGACCCCGGACCGGGTGCGCGAAACCCTGTTCAACTGGCTGAATCATTTGCTGGATGGCAACTGGGCCACGGTGCGCTGTCTGGACCTGTTCGCCGGCACCGGCGCCCTCGGTTTCGAGGCCGCCAGCCGCGGCGCGCTGGAAGTCGTCATGATCGAGCACAACACCCCGGCGGCGCGCCAGCTGGAAGCCACCAAGGCCAAGCTGGACGCCGGTCAGGTACGGGTGCTGCGCAGCGATGCGGCGACCTGGCTAGCTAGGGCTAGCGCCGAAGCAGCAACGGAAACCGGCCGCTACGACCTGATTTTCCTGGACCCGCCCTACCAGCAAGGCTGGCTGGAAAAGGTGCTGCCGCTGTGCCAGGGTTTGCTGGCCGAACACGGTTTGCTGTACCTGGAGGCGGAGTTTGCGCTGGCGGAGGACGCCTTGCCGGCCTGGCTGGCCGGCTGGCAGCTGCTGCGGGCGGACAAGGCAGGCATGGTGTACTATCACTTGCTAAAAAGGCAAGCTGCTTCGGCCTGA
- the coaD gene encoding pantetheine-phosphate adenylyltransferase, whose protein sequence is MVTAVYPGTFDPLTRGHEDLVRRASGLFDKLVVGVADSKNKKPFFSLEERLSIANEVLGHYPNVQVESFSGLLKDFVRQHDANVIVRGLRAVSDFEFEFQMAGMNRYLLPDVETLFLTPSDQYQFISGTIVREIATLGGDVSKFVFPSVEKWLKEKLDAQQP, encoded by the coding sequence ATGGTCACTGCAGTTTATCCGGGAACGTTCGATCCGCTCACGCGTGGTCACGAAGATTTGGTACGGCGCGCGTCCGGGCTGTTCGACAAACTGGTGGTCGGGGTTGCCGACAGCAAGAACAAGAAACCGTTTTTCTCGCTCGAAGAGCGCCTGTCGATCGCCAACGAGGTGCTCGGCCACTACCCCAATGTGCAGGTGGAAAGCTTTTCCGGTCTGCTCAAGGATTTCGTCCGCCAGCATGACGCCAACGTGATCGTGCGCGGCTTGCGCGCGGTCTCCGACTTCGAGTTCGAGTTCCAGATGGCCGGCATGAATCGCTATCTGCTGCCGGATGTCGAAACCCTGTTCCTGACGCCGTCCGACCAGTACCAGTTCATCTCCGGCACCATCGTGCGCGAAATCGCCACCCTGGGCGGCGATGTCTCCAAGTTTGTCTTCCCTTCGGTCGAAAAATGGCTGAAGGAAAAGCTCGACGCCCAGCAGCCTTAA
- a CDS encoding YfhL family 4Fe-4S dicluster ferredoxin has translation MALLITDDCINCDVCEPECPNGAIYMGPLIYEIDPHKCTECVGHFNEPQCQQVCPVSCIPLDPAWHESKEQLQAKYERLQAELAAPAAAKQP, from the coding sequence ATGGCTTTACTGATCACCGATGACTGTATCAATTGCGACGTGTGCGAGCCCGAGTGCCCGAACGGTGCGATCTATATGGGGCCGCTGATATACGAAATCGACCCTCACAAGTGTACCGAATGCGTCGGCCATTTCAATGAACCGCAATGTCAGCAGGTTTGCCCGGTCAGCTGCATTCCGCTGGACCCGGCCTGGCACGAATCCAAAGAGCAGCTGCAAGCCAAGTATGAGCGCCTGCAGGCTGAACTGGCTGCACCCGCCGCCGCCAAGCAACCCTGA
- a CDS encoding 4-hydroxyproline epimerase → MEKISILDSHTGGEPTRLVLAGGPDLGEGPLSERLQLLRSRHDRLRIATVCEPRGSDVLVGALLCKPQDPACAAGVIFFNNVGYLGMCGHGTIGLMASLAYLGHIGPGRYRIETPVGVVETELHADASVTVHNIPAYRLRQDVALQVPGYGRVVGDIAWGGNWFFLVGEHGLEVRQENLAALSAFAQAVRAALELAGISGAAGAAIDHVELFGPAQQAGNHSRNFVLCPGNAYDRSPCGTGTSARLACLAADGKLAEGAIWRQESIIGSVFEGSYRRRGEQILPAIRGTAHVNAESSFIFHKDDPFAWGII, encoded by the coding sequence ATGGAAAAAATCTCGATTCTCGATTCCCACACTGGCGGTGAACCCACCCGCCTGGTGCTGGCTGGCGGCCCCGATCTTGGCGAGGGGCCTTTGTCCGAACGGCTGCAGTTGCTGCGCTCGCGGCACGACCGCCTGCGTATCGCCACCGTGTGCGAGCCGCGCGGCTCCGACGTGCTGGTCGGCGCGCTGCTGTGCAAGCCGCAGGATCCGGCCTGCGCTGCCGGCGTCATCTTTTTCAATAACGTCGGCTACCTCGGCATGTGCGGCCACGGCACCATCGGGCTGATGGCGTCGCTGGCCTATCTCGGCCACATCGGCCCCGGCCGCTACCGCATCGAAACCCCGGTCGGCGTGGTCGAGACCGAGCTGCATGCCGACGCCAGCGTCACCGTGCACAATATCCCCGCCTATCGCCTGCGCCAAGACGTCGCCTTGCAAGTGCCCGGCTACGGCCGTGTGGTGGGCGATATCGCCTGGGGCGGCAACTGGTTTTTCCTGGTCGGCGAACATGGACTGGAAGTGCGGCAAGAAAATCTCGCCGCCCTCAGCGCTTTTGCCCAGGCCGTGCGCGCCGCGCTGGAACTGGCCGGCATCAGCGGCGCCGCCGGCGCGGCGATCGATCACGTCGAACTGTTCGGCCCGGCGCAGCAGGCCGGTAACCATAGCCGCAATTTCGTACTGTGTCCCGGCAACGCCTACGACCGCTCGCCCTGCGGCACCGGCACCAGCGCCAGGCTGGCTTGCCTGGCGGCTGACGGCAAGCTGGCCGAAGGCGCCATCTGGCGTCAGGAAAGCATTATCGGCAGCGTCTTCGAGGGGTCCTACCGGCGCCGCGGCGAACAGATCCTGCCAGCCATCCGCGGCACCGCACATGTCAACGCCGAGAGCAGCTTCATTTTTCACAAGGACGATCCGTTCGCCTGGGGCATTATTTGA
- a CDS encoding NAD(P)/FAD-dependent oxidoreductase encodes MSIDVLIVGAGIIGAACADALAAEGVAVTVVEREATGCGATAAGMGHLVVMDDNPAELALTAYSLELWRQLAGADPVAHEYSGCGTLWIAADDEEMAAARAKQITLQAHGIACEMLDAAALYAHEPQLRPGLSGGLRVSDDAIVYPPKSAALLLARAQRRGAQVCNGQVQALTGHGVLLADGRELRADKVLVANGSASVQLLPELPIRPKKGHIVITDRYPGLIRHQLVELGYIKSAHAASGDSVAFNLQPRPTGQLLIGSSRQFDVTDKAVEPAILARMLAHAASFVPALTDLHALRCWTGLRAASSDGLPLLGPHPSRPDVWLATGHEGLGITTSLASAKLLAAQMAGRPAPIPITPYLPARFRQLRLQHG; translated from the coding sequence TTGAGCATCGATGTCTTGATCGTCGGCGCCGGCATCATCGGCGCCGCCTGCGCCGATGCGCTGGCGGCCGAGGGGGTGGCGGTAACGGTAGTGGAACGCGAAGCGACCGGCTGCGGCGCCACGGCGGCCGGCATGGGGCATCTGGTGGTGATGGACGACAATCCGGCGGAGCTGGCGCTGACTGCCTATTCGCTAGAGCTATGGCGCCAGCTTGCCGGCGCCGATCCCGTGGCGCACGAATACAGCGGCTGCGGCACCTTGTGGATCGCCGCCGACGATGAAGAAATGGCGGCGGCACGCGCCAAGCAGATCACCTTGCAAGCGCACGGCATTGCCTGCGAAATGCTGGATGCGGCTGCCCTATACGCGCATGAACCGCAGTTGCGGCCTGGCCTGAGCGGCGGCTTGCGCGTCAGCGATGATGCCATCGTCTACCCGCCGAAAAGCGCCGCATTGCTGCTGGCGCGAGCGCAGCGTCGTGGCGCACAAGTGTGCAATGGGCAGGTGCAGGCGCTGACCGGCCACGGCGTGCTGCTGGCCGACGGCCGCGAACTGCGTGCCGACAAAGTGCTGGTGGCGAACGGCAGCGCGTCTGTGCAGCTGCTGCCTGAATTGCCGATCCGGCCGAAGAAAGGCCACATCGTCATCACTGACCGCTATCCGGGCCTGATCCGTCACCAGCTGGTCGAACTCGGTTATATCAAAAGCGCGCATGCCGCCAGCGGCGATTCGGTCGCCTTCAACCTGCAGCCGCGTCCGACCGGACAATTGCTGATCGGCTCTTCGCGCCAGTTCGATGTCACCGATAAGGCAGTCGAGCCGGCGATCCTGGCGCGCATGCTGGCGCACGCAGCCAGTTTTGTTCCGGCGCTAACGGATTTGCATGCCCTGCGCTGCTGGACCGGGCTACGCGCCGCCAGCAGCGATGGCTTGCCGCTGCTCGGACCACATCCATCAAGGCCGGATGTCTGGCTGGCGACCGGCCATGAAGGGCTGGGCATCACCACCTCGCTGGCTAGCGCCAAGCTGCTGGCGGCGCAGATGGCCGGCAGGCCGGCACCGATTCCGATAACGCCCTATCTGCCGGCACGCTTCCGGCAACTGAGACTGCAACATGGCTGA
- a CDS encoding 2Fe-2S iron-sulfur cluster-binding protein, which yields MAEDDIEIFINGSSVKVGAGCSVAAALAMASAPGITRRSVSGMLRAPLCGMGICQECRVSIDGRVHRLACQTECAAGMRIVTAQAAA from the coding sequence ATGGCTGAAGACGACATCGAAATATTCATCAACGGCAGCAGCGTCAAGGTCGGCGCCGGCTGCAGCGTGGCAGCCGCACTGGCCATGGCTAGCGCGCCGGGGATCACGCGGCGTTCGGTCAGCGGCATGCTGCGGGCCCCGTTGTGCGGCATGGGTATTTGCCAGGAGTGCCGGGTTAGCATAGACGGCCGCGTGCATCGGCTGGCTTGCCAGACTGAGTGTGCCGCCGGCATGCGGATAGTCACTGCACAGGCTGCGGCATGA
- a CDS encoding NAD(P)/FAD-dependent oxidoreductase, producing MHVKFDIVIVGAGPAGLAAARSAAQSGAAVALVDDNSRAGGQIWRGGPQHSTHQAKELWDELQQMPNVQWFMQSRVVGAAGAAQLLLETPQQTFTLAYRKLILATGARERLLPFPGWTLPGVTGAGGLQALVKGGYPVRGKRIVVAGSGPLLLAVAATLRQQGAQVLYILEQSSWRKLAGFALQLARTPAKLRQAWQLRSQLAGVSYHADSYVLQAQGEQQLRTVQMMVGGRILNVECDYLACGYGLLPNTELAQTLGCRIADGAVQVDAQQRSNLPDVYCAGEGSGVGGVDLALAEGHIAGRHAAGGVAERRWLAQRRSQQAFARRLESAFSLRPELRNLCAPDTPVCRCEDVAYSALQEHASWRSAKLHTRCGMGPCQGRVCGGATDFLFGWQPDAVRLPISPARVSSLIALGGAAVEGDSGTG from the coding sequence ATGCACGTGAAATTCGACATCGTGATCGTCGGCGCCGGGCCGGCCGGACTGGCGGCGGCCAGAAGCGCGGCGCAATCCGGCGCGGCGGTGGCGCTGGTCGACGACAATTCGCGCGCCGGCGGCCAGATATGGCGCGGCGGGCCGCAGCACAGTACGCATCAGGCGAAAGAATTATGGGACGAATTGCAGCAGATGCCGAATGTGCAATGGTTCATGCAGAGCCGCGTAGTTGGCGCGGCTGGCGCAGCGCAATTGCTGCTGGAAACGCCGCAGCAGACTTTCACGCTGGCTTATCGCAAACTGATACTGGCAACCGGCGCGCGCGAACGGCTGTTGCCGTTTCCCGGCTGGACGCTGCCTGGCGTTACCGGCGCCGGCGGCTTGCAGGCGCTGGTCAAAGGCGGATATCCAGTGCGCGGCAAACGGATCGTGGTGGCCGGTTCGGGCCCCTTGCTGCTGGCGGTAGCCGCGACCTTGCGGCAGCAAGGTGCGCAGGTATTGTACATACTGGAGCAAAGCAGCTGGCGCAAGCTGGCCGGGTTTGCACTGCAGCTGGCGCGCACGCCTGCCAAATTGCGCCAGGCCTGGCAATTGCGCAGCCAGTTGGCCGGCGTGTCGTATCACGCTGACAGTTATGTGTTGCAGGCGCAGGGCGAGCAGCAGTTGCGCACCGTGCAGATGATGGTCGGCGGCCGGATCTTGAACGTGGAATGCGATTACCTGGCTTGCGGTTACGGTCTGTTGCCGAACACCGAGCTGGCGCAGACGCTCGGTTGCCGCATCGCCGACGGCGCGGTGCAGGTCGATGCGCAGCAGCGCAGCAACCTGCCGGATGTGTATTGTGCCGGCGAGGGCAGCGGCGTCGGCGGCGTTGACCTGGCGCTGGCGGAAGGACATATCGCCGGTCGCCATGCCGCTGGCGGCGTGGCTGAGCGCCGCTGGCTGGCGCAGCGCCGCAGTCAGCAGGCTTTCGCCAGGCGCCTGGAGAGCGCATTTTCCCTACGCCCTGAACTGCGCAACCTATGCGCTCCCGACACGCCGGTGTGCCGCTGTGAGGATGTCGCCTATAGCGCTCTGCAAGAGCACGCCAGCTGGCGCAGCGCCAAGCTGCATACGCGCTGCGGCATGGGGCCATGCCAGGGCCGGGTCTGCGGCGGCGCTACCGATTTCCTGTTTGGCTGGCAGCCGGATGCGGTGCGTTTGCCGATTTCGCCGGCGCGCGTTTCCAGCCTGATCGCTTTGGGCGGCGCTGCCGTTGAGGGAGACTCCGGCACGGGATAG
- a CDS encoding AraC family transcriptional regulator, which translates to MNHSTTPIATTSQRKLLAAALGNVFFAEALFDALPDVVFFVKGMRAEYLVVNHTLVARCGLADKAALLGRTASDIFSPEFAASYRQQDQRVLSTGVDIHDQLELHLYPNRAPGWCVTHKIVLRDHAGGVVGMAGISRDLAMPDKNHPVYKRVAAAAHFIHDHYDQPLQIGELAKLALLSVAQLERYFQRIFSLNPRQMIIKTRLDAASALLAGQQSITEIAAACGYHDHSAFTRQFKATVGVTPRAYRQLLQAG; encoded by the coding sequence ATGAATCACTCCACCACACCGATCGCAACCACAAGCCAACGCAAGCTGCTGGCGGCAGCGCTGGGCAATGTATTTTTCGCCGAAGCGCTGTTCGATGCCTTGCCGGACGTGGTGTTTTTCGTCAAGGGCATGCGGGCCGAATACCTGGTGGTCAACCACACGCTGGTGGCGCGCTGCGGCCTGGCCGACAAAGCCGCCCTGCTCGGGCGCACCGCGAGCGATATCTTTTCGCCTGAATTCGCCGCCAGCTACCGCCAGCAAGACCAGCGCGTGCTTAGCACCGGCGTCGATATCCACGACCAGCTGGAATTGCATCTTTATCCAAACCGCGCGCCGGGCTGGTGCGTCACCCATAAGATCGTGCTGCGCGATCACGCTGGCGGCGTCGTCGGCATGGCGGGCATTTCGCGCGACCTGGCGATGCCGGACAAGAATCATCCGGTATATAAACGCGTTGCCGCGGCCGCGCATTTCATCCACGACCATTACGACCAGCCCCTGCAGATAGGCGAGCTGGCCAAACTAGCCCTGCTGTCCGTAGCGCAGCTGGAGCGCTATTTCCAAAGAATTTTTTCGCTGAATCCGCGTCAGATGATTATCAAGACCCGGCTGGATGCGGCTTCGGCGCTGCTTGCGGGACAACAGAGCATCACCGAAATCGCCGCCGCCTGCGGCTATCACGATCACAGCGCTTTTACGCGCCAGTTCAAGGCGACGGTCGGGGTTACCCCGCGCGCCTATCGGCAGTTGCTGCAAGCGGGATAA
- a CDS encoding branched-chain amino acid ABC transporter substrate-binding protein: MSFTVKAICLACSVVFSAASAAQEVVKIGLTSPLTGPQAPAGKDNESGAKMAVEQLNRSKFTVAGKVLSFQLLTEDDQGDPKAGVAVAQKLVDSKVKAVLGPYNSGVAIPASKVYNDAGVVMATVGTNPRITQQGYEQVFRLDPNDSQLGGNMAVYAARQLKLKKVAVIDDRTAYGQGVADAFLKAAKASQIEIVSREFTNDKASEFSAILTSIKGKQVDAIFYGGYFAQAAAMKRQMKQLGLDVVLMGGDAICNAETGKLGGDAVNDKVYCVQGGTVLGDKAGEKAFLNDFQKTYGKAPLTYAPYFYDGMLMIAEAMKKAGSTEPAKFGPVLAAMKYAGVVGDYEFDASHDLKNAPVTIYQFKGGEPVAVPAH, from the coding sequence ATGAGCTTTACCGTCAAAGCAATTTGCCTGGCCTGCAGTGTGGTATTCAGCGCAGCCTCAGCAGCGCAGGAAGTCGTAAAAATCGGTCTGACCAGCCCGCTGACCGGGCCGCAGGCGCCGGCAGGAAAAGATAATGAAAGCGGCGCCAAGATGGCGGTTGAACAACTCAACAGGAGCAAGTTCACAGTCGCCGGCAAAGTGCTGAGCTTCCAGCTGCTGACCGAAGACGACCAGGGCGATCCGAAAGCCGGCGTCGCGGTGGCGCAGAAGCTGGTGGACAGCAAGGTCAAGGCTGTGCTCGGCCCCTACAACTCGGGCGTAGCGATCCCAGCCTCCAAGGTGTATAACGATGCCGGCGTAGTGATGGCTACCGTCGGCACCAACCCGCGCATCACCCAGCAGGGCTACGAACAGGTGTTCCGGCTCGATCCCAACGACAGCCAGCTGGGCGGCAACATGGCGGTGTATGCGGCCAGACAGCTGAAGCTGAAAAAGGTGGCAGTCATCGATGACCGCACCGCTTACGGCCAGGGCGTCGCCGACGCCTTCCTGAAAGCGGCCAAGGCCAGCCAGATCGAGATCGTCAGCCGTGAATTCACCAACGACAAGGCGAGCGAGTTCAGCGCCATCCTGACCTCGATCAAGGGCAAGCAGGTCGACGCCATCTTCTACGGCGGCTACTTCGCCCAGGCGGCCGCCATGAAGCGCCAGATGAAGCAGCTCGGCCTGGACGTAGTCCTGATGGGCGGCGACGCCATCTGCAATGCCGAAACCGGCAAGCTTGGCGGCGACGCCGTCAACGACAAGGTGTATTGCGTACAGGGCGGCACCGTGCTGGGCGACAAGGCTGGCGAAAAAGCCTTCCTGAACGACTTCCAGAAGACCTATGGCAAGGCGCCGCTCACGTACGCCCCCTACTTCTACGACGGCATGCTGATGATTGCCGAAGCCATGAAAAAAGCCGGCTCGACCGAACCGGCCAAATTCGGCCCGGTGCTGGCAGCCATGAAGTATGCGGGCGTGGTCGGCGACTATGAATTCGACGCCAGCCATGACTTGAAGAATGCGCCGGTCACCATCTATCAGTTCAAGGGCGGCGAACCGGTCGCTGTTCCCGCTCATTGA
- a CDS encoding dihydrodipicolinate synthase family protein, which produces MPSAKWEGVFPAVTTKFKENEDLDHAEMEKHYAFQIDSGVHGLVTCGSLGEASTLSLEEKLEVTKIALSVANGRVPVLANVSELRTRDAVHFAERAAKLGVQGLMVMPSVLYVADAREAKDNLRTIANAAQLPVMVYNNPVAYRVDLTPQDFVELADCKWLVAIKESTDNIRRITDLRNALGNRYQLFMGVDDLAFEALAIGADGLLAGVVVAFPKETVALYTLMKAKRYEEALKLYQWMTPLLHLDVSTKLVQNLKLIEAMAGVGNEIVRRPRQPLAGAERTRVAAVIQHAIDTRPDLSQFKLDH; this is translated from the coding sequence ATGCCGTCAGCAAAATGGGAAGGCGTATTCCCCGCCGTCACCACCAAGTTCAAGGAAAACGAAGACCTCGACCATGCCGAGATGGAAAAGCATTACGCTTTCCAGATTGACAGCGGCGTGCACGGCCTGGTGACCTGTGGCTCGCTGGGCGAAGCCAGCACGCTGTCGCTGGAGGAAAAACTGGAAGTCACGAAAATCGCCTTGTCGGTGGCTAACGGCCGCGTGCCAGTGCTGGCCAATGTCTCCGAGCTGCGCACCCGCGATGCCGTGCATTTTGCCGAGCGGGCCGCCAAGCTGGGCGTGCAAGGCTTGATGGTGATGCCGTCGGTGCTGTACGTGGCCGACGCCCGCGAAGCCAAGGACAACCTGCGCACCATCGCCAACGCCGCACAGTTGCCGGTCATGGTGTACAACAATCCGGTGGCCTATCGGGTCGACCTGACGCCGCAGGATTTCGTTGAACTGGCGGATTGCAAATGGCTGGTGGCGATCAAGGAATCGACCGACAACATCCGTCGCATCACCGACTTGCGCAATGCCCTCGGCAACCGCTACCAACTGTTCATGGGTGTGGACGACCTGGCGTTCGAAGCGCTGGCGATTGGCGCCGATGGCTTGCTGGCCGGCGTGGTGGTGGCCTTTCCGAAAGAAACGGTGGCGCTGTACACGCTGATGAAAGCCAAGCGCTACGAAGAGGCCCTCAAGTTGTACCAATGGATGACGCCGCTGCTGCATCTGGACGTCTCGACCAAGCTGGTGCAAAACCTCAAGCTGATCGAGGCCATGGCCGGCGTCGGCAATGAAATCGTGCGCCGTCCGCGGCAGCCGCTGGCGGGAGCCGAGCGCACCAGAGTCGCGGCCGTCATCCAGCATGCCATCGATACCCGCCCCGACCTGAGCCAGTTCAAGCTTGACCATTAA
- a CDS encoding GntR family transcriptional regulator translates to MVSSKKIERSLPPPKLRAADIAYDTLENLIVTLQIAPGAPIVEADLVEMTGHGRTPLREALMRMTSNGLIEQMPRRGLIVSDIEAAEHLTLIETRRVLDQLIAQSAARKATPQQRKDLLACAKRMVAAAKKDDLGAYMQADQELDHVVHAACRNPSAVAAVTPLIIKCRRFWYAFQHEGDIVEGAKCHMQMAASVADGDPLEAVKGASALIDYLELFARKVIDN, encoded by the coding sequence ATGGTCAGCAGTAAAAAAATTGAACGCAGCCTGCCGCCGCCTAAATTACGGGCGGCGGATATCGCCTACGACACGCTGGAAAACCTGATCGTCACGTTGCAGATCGCGCCCGGTGCGCCCATCGTCGAAGCCGACCTGGTGGAGATGACCGGACACGGCCGTACGCCCTTGCGCGAAGCCTTGATGCGTATGACTTCGAACGGCCTGATCGAGCAGATGCCGCGGCGCGGCTTGATCGTCAGCGATATCGAAGCGGCCGAGCACCTGACCCTGATCGAAACCCGGCGCGTGCTGGACCAGCTGATCGCGCAAAGCGCCGCGCGCAAGGCGACGCCGCAGCAGCGCAAGGATTTGCTGGCTTGCGCCAAGCGCATGGTGGCGGCAGCCAAGAAAGACGACCTCGGCGCATACATGCAGGCTGACCAGGAACTCGATCATGTGGTGCACGCGGCTTGCCGCAATCCGTCGGCAGTGGCGGCGGTGACGCCGCTGATCATCAAGTGCCGGCGCTTCTGGTATGCCTTCCAGCACGAGGGCGATATCGTCGAAGGCGCCAAATGCCATATGCAGATGGCGGCTTCGGTGGCCGACGGCGATCCACTGGAAGCGGTGAAAGGCGCCAGCGCCCTGATCGATTACCTGGAGCTGTTTGCGCGCAAGGTCATCGACAACTAA
- a CDS encoding aldehyde dehydrogenase (NADP(+)): MPISGQSIIGSSQAHSQGAVFQAFDTVQGKQIEPDFHSAEPQDIERACALAQTAFDLYRATGQEARAVFLETIAQQILDIGDELILRAMAESGLPRARLEGERGRTVGQLRLFAAVLREGSWNDARIDPVLPERLPLPRVDLRLRNIAIGPVAVFGASNFPLAFSVAGGDTAAALAAGCPVVVKAHPAHPGTSELVGHAVQKAIAACNLPEGVFSLLTGIGNALGTALVQNPRIQAVGFTGSRQGGLALMQVAAARPQPIPVYAEMSSINPVYLLPAALAARAEAIAKGFADSVTLGAGQFCTNPGLVLGLAGADFDRFAQLAGAELMQRSAAAMLTTGIHAAYKQGVATLAAQDDVRQLARGVAADGYRAVPALFVTSGAAFLANPLLSAEIFGPVSLLVACANEAELLQVSEQLEGQLTVTLQMDDDDKALVRSLLPVLERKAGRILANGFPTGVEVSHAMVHGGPFPATSDSRSTSVGSAAIYRFLRPVSYQNLAQDLLPAALQDANPLAIWQRRDGRLEK; encoded by the coding sequence ATGCCCATCAGCGGACAATCCATCATCGGCAGCAGCCAGGCACATAGCCAGGGTGCTGTATTCCAGGCCTTCGACACAGTGCAGGGCAAACAGATAGAGCCTGATTTCCATAGCGCAGAGCCGCAAGATATCGAGCGCGCTTGCGCCTTGGCGCAAACCGCTTTCGACCTCTATCGCGCAACCGGGCAGGAAGCGCGGGCCGTTTTTCTGGAAACGATCGCCCAGCAAATTCTCGACATCGGCGACGAGCTGATCTTGCGCGCCATGGCGGAAAGCGGCTTGCCGCGCGCCCGCCTGGAAGGCGAGCGCGGCCGCACGGTGGGACAGCTGCGGCTGTTTGCCGCGGTGCTGCGCGAAGGTTCGTGGAACGATGCCCGCATCGACCCGGTCCTGCCTGAACGTTTGCCGCTGCCGCGGGTCGATCTGCGCCTGCGCAATATCGCCATCGGTCCGGTGGCAGTGTTCGGCGCCAGCAATTTTCCGCTGGCGTTTTCAGTGGCCGGCGGCGACACCGCTGCTGCGCTGGCGGCGGGCTGCCCGGTAGTAGTCAAAGCGCATCCGGCCCATCCGGGCACGTCGGAACTGGTCGGGCACGCCGTGCAGAAGGCGATTGCCGCCTGCAATCTGCCGGAGGGTGTGTTTTCGCTGTTGACCGGCATCGGCAATGCGCTGGGAACAGCGCTGGTTCAAAATCCGCGCATACAAGCGGTGGGCTTTACCGGTTCGCGACAGGGTGGTCTGGCCCTGATGCAAGTGGCGGCGGCGCGGCCGCAGCCGATCCCGGTGTATGCCGAAATGAGCAGCATCAATCCGGTTTATCTTCTACCGGCGGCGCTGGCTGCGCGCGCCGAAGCCATCGCCAAAGGTTTCGCCGATTCGGTCACGCTGGGGGCGGGGCAGTTCTGCACTAATCCAGGACTGGTGCTGGGCCTGGCCGGCGCCGACTTCGACCGCTTTGCACAACTGGCCGGCGCCGAACTGATGCAGCGAAGCGCGGCGGCCATGCTGACCACCGGCATTCATGCGGCTTATAAGCAAGGCGTAGCGACGCTGGCGGCGCAGGATGATGTCAGGCAGCTGGCGCGGGGAGTCGCTGCCGACGGCTACCGCGCGGTACCGGCTTTGTTCGTCACCAGCGGAGCGGCCTTCCTGGCGAATCCGCTGTTGAGCGCGGAAATATTCGGACCGGTCTCCTTGCTGGTGGCATGCGCTAATGAGGCGGAGCTATTGCAAGTCAGCGAACAGCTGGAAGGGCAGCTGACCGTCACTTTGCAAATGGACGATGATGACAAGGCGCTTGTGCGCAGCCTGTTGCCCGTACTGGAGCGCAAGGCCGGCCGCATCCTGGCCAATGGCTTTCCTACCGGGGTTGAGGTATCGCATGCGATGGTGCATGGCGGGCCATTCCCGGCGACCTCGGACAGCCGCAGCACATCGGTCGGCAGTGCGGCGATCTACCGCTTCCTGCGCCCGGTGTCCTACCAGAACCTGGCCCAGGACTTGTTGCCGGCTGCGCTGCAGGACGCCAATCCACTGGCCATCTGGCAGCGGCGCGACGGCCGACTGGAAAAATAA